TCTCGGTGTGCCGTCATCTGCGCGTGTCAGTCTGGCATTTTATAATGACAAAAAAGATATCGAACGTTTCTTAGACTGTCTAGCCGGCGTTCGAAGGAGGATGGGATATGGAGAGTAGAAGTTTTTACAATACGATTCTGACAGAGCACAACTTACATCCGCTGCATAAGCAGGTTTTAAAGGATGCAAATTTTGCATTAGAAGGTGTGAATCCAAGCTGTGGAGATGATATTGTACTTCAGCTTAAGGTGGAAGATGGAAAAATAACGGATGGCGCATTTGCCGGAAGCGGGTGTGCTGTTTCACAGGCTTCTGCGGACATGATGCTTGATCTTATCATCGGAAGAACAAAAGAGGAGGCACTGGAACTTTCGGATATATTTTTAAAAATGATTCATGATGAAGCGACACCGGAGGAAATTGACAGACTTGAGGAGGCATCCTCGCTTCAGGATATCTCTCATATGCCTGCCCGTGTAAAATGTGCGGTGCTTGGCTGGCACACGATGGAAGAAATGTTAAATGATAAATAATCTCACTTATTCGTGCGCCATCTTCTTCTGACAGGGGTATAATATAAACAATTAGAAACAACTAACAAAAGTTATGAATGACGTATCCAATTGTTCTGGAACGGTTCAAAACAGATTGTGTGCAAAGAATGCGCAGGAAATGGAGGTTCTGATGGGAAGATATTATCATTTGTCAAAGAAGCTGACAAAAGCACAGGTGGCAGAAGTAGAACGTGAGATGAGAGAGATCGAGGATGTGGAGAGCGTGGAAGTAAACGGTGATCATATGTACATGAAAGTGATCACAAAAGATGACGAGTTTTCCGGTGTGATGGGCAGGGCAGTCAATATCTGCAGCAGGGTTGCAGATGGGGCAGAATTGTCGTTTTCCGGATTTGCAGTGTGAAGCAGGGTGTGTGAAATAAGAACAGAAAGATATAGCCGACAGAAGGCGCGGTAAAATACTAATGTAAGTGCAGCAGATTTATGCGGAAATATATCAAAATCATTTGATATATTTCCGCATTTATATTTCCGCGTATTAACATGAACCGAAATGATTTTTGTGACAATATATCAGTGTAAGGACATAGTTCCTAATCTTAATCGCGACTAAGAGGAAAACACAATGACGATTCAGGAATTAGAGATATTTATAGAGAAGTATGGAAAAATCATAAGAAAAAATATGCCGTCAGGGACAGAAGCAGTATGCCAGAGCGGAACTGCGATAACCTTGAAATGTTTGCAGACAGGGAAACAGCCGATAAATACCTGAAAAATATTCTGGAAAAAACAGAAGCAGATGAAAATGGTGTCAGCGGATTTTTTAGAAACATTTTATTTGCAAAATAAGTCCTGACGGTTTACACTTTTTATAGTTTATAGAAGTAATTCATACACAACAAGAGAGGACTTATCACATGCCATCATTTGTAACCTTTTCGAACGTGGGCAAAATCTACCATACCGGTGAACTTGATATCACTGCTCTCCACGACGTTAACTTTGAGATCGAAAAAGGAGAATTCTGCGTTATCGTCGGTGCATCCGGCGCCGGAAAAACCACTATTTTAAATATTTTAGGAGGAATGGATTCCTTAAGCAGCGGACAGGTGTTTTTAGACGGACAGGAAATTTCAGGCTACGACAAAAAACAGCTTACTTCCTACCGGCGTTTTGACATTGGATTTGTGTTTCAGTTTTACAACCTCGTACAGAATCTGACAGCAATTGAAAATGTGGAGTTAGCCGCACAGATCTGTAAAGATCCGCTTCCGGCAGCAAAAGTGCTTGAGGAAGTCGGATTAAAGGATCGTTTGTCCAATTTCCCGGCACAGCTTTCCGGCGGAGAACAGCAGCGCGTGGCGATCGCACGTGCACTTGCCAAAAATCCAAAGCTCTTACTCTGTGATGAACCGACAGGGGCACTTGATTACAATACCGGAAAAGCAGTTTTAAAATTATTGCAGGATACCTGCCGCGAAAAAGGAAAGACGGTTGTTGTCATCACACATAATCAGGCACTGACAGCGATGGCAGACCGCATCATTACGGTAAAGAGCGGAACGGTCGTGTCCATGGAAAAAAATGAGTACATTGCAGATATTGCAGATATAGAGTGGTAGATGGTTATGAGATCAATGATATGGAAATCAACATTCAGGGAAATAAAAGAAAGCCTTGGCAGATTTTTAGCCATCCTTGCTATCGTTGCATTGGGAGTGGGATTTTTTGCGGGACTTAAGGTAACACAGCCTGCAATGTTAGAAACGGCACAGCGTTATTTTGATAAGACATCTCTTTATGATTACCGCCTGATTTCTACGGTCGGTTTTTCAGAGGACGAAGTGGAAACCATAAAAGAACAAAAAGATGTAGCGGCAGCAGAAGGAGCAGTCACGTTTGATATTATCTGTGAGAGCGGCGGGAAAGAGCGTGTCATAAAAATGCACAGCATCACGGAGAATGTCAACCGTCTGGTGCTCGTGGATGGAAAATTGCCGGAAAATGCATCGGAATGTGTGGTGGATTCCAATCTTTATGATGCATCCATGATCGGAAAAACGATCAAACTTTCCGGGGACAATGATGCGGATGATCTGGAACATTTTTCGAGCAGGGAGTACAAGATTACCGGAATTGTGCAGTCACCATTGTATTCGCAGTTTGAGCGTGGAAGCACATCGCTTGGCAATGGCAGGGTAAGCGGATTTGCCTATCTTTTGCCAGAAGGATTTGCGGATGAGTATTATACGGAAGTCTATGTGAAATTTGACAGTGATTTTCCACTGTACAGTGAAGAATATGATGCTTACATAAACCAGAAACAGGATGCGTGGGAAACACTGGCAGAGAATCTTGCAGCAGAACGCTATCAGACGGTACGTTCGGAAGCAGAGACGAAACTTTTGGATGGGAAAAAACAGCTTGCAGAGAAAAAAGAAGGGACAAAGAGTCAGCTTGATGATGCAAAAATACAGTTAGAAGATGCAAAAAGTCAGATTGAAGAAGGTGAAAAGCAGCTTGCAGATGCAAAAAAGCAGTTGGAAGAGTCCAAGGCACAGATTGCAGAAAAAGAAGCGGAATTATCCGATGCAAAGAAGCAGTATGAGGATGGGAAAAAGGAATATGAGGACGGGCTTTCGACTTACAATAAAGAGATAGAAAAAGCTGAAAAAAAGATCAGCGATGGGGAAAAGACGCTGCAGGAATTAAAAGAGCCGGATACCTATGTGCTTGGGCGTGATACGAATGTTGGTTATGTATGTTTTGAAAGTGATTCCGGTATCGTCGACGGAGTTGCGGATGTGTTTCCGATTTTCTTCTTCCTGGTAGCAGCGTTAGTCTGTGTGACAACGATGAACCGTATGGTGGAAGAACAGCGGACGCAGATCGGTGTTTTAAAGGCATTAGGTTACAGTGAGCATACGATCATGGCAAAATATATGTTTTATTCCGGATCGGCAGCACTGACCGGCTGCGTGGCTGGATTTGCACTTGGAACTGTAATGTTTCCGAAAGTAATCTGGTATGCGTATGGCATGCTCTATAAGATGGAGTCGTTAGTGTATGTGTTTGACTGGAAATTAGCAGTCATTTCCGTGACCGTATCGCTTATTTGCTCTGTTGGCACAACATTTGTATCTGTCCGGCGGGAACTGACGGAGGTTGCGGCAGAACTGATGCGTCCGAAAACACCGAAAGCTGGAAAACGTGTATTTCTCGAATATCTGCCGTTTATCTGGAAGAGGCTTAAGTTTCTGCAGAAAGTGTCAATGCGGAACATTTTCCGGTATAAAAAAAGATTTTTTATGATGGTTGTGGGGATCAGCGGATGCAGTGCACTTTTAGTAACCGGATTCGGGGTACGTGATTCCGTGACGGGGATCATAACGCAGCAGTATACGCAGATACAGACTTATGATATCGGGATTACCTATTCATCGTCTGTTGCACAGAAACAGAAAGATGAACTGGAAAATAAAGAAAAAGACGGTGTAAAAAACTTTGTGTTTGTGGCAGAAAAGAGCATGGATTTAGTCGGTGAGGAAAAGACGAAATCTGTCAGCCTTATTATGGCAGATCCGGATTCGGATATAACGCCGTTTATCAACTTACATACGGAAAAAAAGGAGCCGATCGCATTTCCACAAAAGGGAGAGACGGTTATTTCAGCGAAAGTGGCAGA
The Roseburia rectibacter DNA segment above includes these coding regions:
- a CDS encoding ABC transporter permease, producing the protein MRSMIWKSTFREIKESLGRFLAILAIVALGVGFFAGLKVTQPAMLETAQRYFDKTSLYDYRLISTVGFSEDEVETIKEQKDVAAAEGAVTFDIICESGGKERVIKMHSITENVNRLVLVDGKLPENASECVVDSNLYDASMIGKTIKLSGDNDADDLEHFSSREYKITGIVQSPLYSQFERGSTSLGNGRVSGFAYLLPEGFADEYYTEVYVKFDSDFPLYSEEYDAYINQKQDAWETLAENLAAERYQTVRSEAETKLLDGKKQLAEKKEGTKSQLDDAKIQLEDAKSQIEEGEKQLADAKKQLEESKAQIAEKEAELSDAKKQYEDGKKEYEDGLSTYNKEIEKAEKKISDGEKTLQELKEPDTYVLGRDTNVGYVCFESDSGIVDGVADVFPIFFFLVAALVCVTTMNRMVEEQRTQIGVLKALGYSEHTIMAKYMFYSGSAALTGCVAGFALGTVMFPKVIWYAYGMLYKMESLVYVFDWKLAVISVTVSLICSVGTTFVSVRRELTEVAAELMRPKTPKAGKRVFLEYLPFIWKRLKFLQKVSMRNIFRYKKRFFMMVVGISGCSALLVTGFGVRDSVTGIITQQYTQIQTYDIGITYSSSVAQKQKDELENKEKDGVKNFVFVAEKSMDLVGEEKTKSVSLIMADPDSDITPFINLHTEKKEPIAFPQKGETVISAKVADELGIKTGDTVTLQDSDMKTLKVTVSGVCENFVYNYVYLSADTYAEQMKAEPEYKTAFVSVSEGTDAHLLGTALMAMADVAAVNISQDDMERFSSMMSSMDLIVAVIILCAAGLAFIVLYNLTNINITERVREIATIEVLGFYENETAAYVFRENTILTFLGALVGLVLGIFLHRFVMSQIVVDMVSFDVHVKQISFLYSLVLTMVFTWFVDRLMRKKIDAISMTESLKSVD
- a CDS encoding ABC transporter ATP-binding protein; this encodes MPSFVTFSNVGKIYHTGELDITALHDVNFEIEKGEFCVIVGASGAGKTTILNILGGMDSLSSGQVFLDGQEISGYDKKQLTSYRRFDIGFVFQFYNLVQNLTAIENVELAAQICKDPLPAAKVLEEVGLKDRLSNFPAQLSGGEQQRVAIARALAKNPKLLLCDEPTGALDYNTGKAVLKLLQDTCREKGKTVVVITHNQALTAMADRIITVKSGTVVSMEKNEYIADIADIEW
- the sufU gene encoding Fe-S cluster assembly sulfur transfer protein SufU; protein product: MESRSFYNTILTEHNLHPLHKQVLKDANFALEGVNPSCGDDIVLQLKVEDGKITDGAFAGSGCAVSQASADMMLDLIIGRTKEEALELSDIFLKMIHDEATPEEIDRLEEASSLQDISHMPARVKCAVLGWHTMEEMLNDK